Sequence from the Acomys russatus chromosome 12, mAcoRus1.1, whole genome shotgun sequence genome:
ATCTCAACAGAACTTCCAAATACAccaagcagttaaaaaaaaagtccccccaccccctgcaataGCTACTATCTTTGGAGAAATACAGAGCTGCATGCTGCCACATGCCTGGCATTAGAAATGGCTAGCTACCATCCCTTCATTTTAGTTTTACTAGTTTTCAAAGGTATCTGCTCTCCCATGGCTCAGGATGACCTAAGGATTCCCATGAAATCACactaaaaaaaccaaatgaaggcTGTTGATTCAGGGCTCAATCTAGACTAGAGGATTGTCTACCTGGtctaatttaaaaagcaaaagcagaacAGTGCAGGCATGGTAAAGGTCACTTCAAAAGAACAGCAAGCACAAACACTTGGTGAACAATttgaaagattaaagaaaattCCTTAAGTTGGGTTTGTAAAAATTCACCCCACATGACGGCACTGAACAGTGGCTGCAGATGTGACGTGAGGTGCCACTTACACATCTTTCTGATGCAACTCCTCCTTGGAGAGAGTGCTCGCAAAACATGGCACACAGTGAGAAGACTATATTCTCCAACTGTTTACTGTCTTGACCTAGATTCATTGGAGTTACTTTCTCCTTGAGGAACAGGACCAAAAGATTTCTGCATTTGGCACTGGTTATCTTTAGAAGAGGCATAGACTCTCTTTACAAGATGTGTTCATTTGAAATCGGTGGGGTTGCCAGTTTTTATTCTCTTAAAAGTAGCTCTAAGATCGCATTTTACTTCCACCAACCTATCACTGTAAGTTGATAAGCACACACTTCTCATACAccaagaaaacataacaaaagcacAAAGAACACTGTGGCACATAGTGTCACAAGAGCAGTGCTTCCAAGTTTTGCCCAACTGTCCATGCATATGCCAATGCCACTTACTGTAACTGGACCGTGACACTGCTCCATCAGAACACCTGGCCACCTGTAAAGTACTCAAGCTGTAGACAGCAACGATCTTAGCAGCTCCAGTAGCTACGgatgaaattaggaaaacttGTTTTGTTCATGATAATCCCACCCCAAAGGGATTCTTTGCACTGCAACCTGAGGAATAACACCTCACAGGGCCAgttctgtttttaacttttctctCCTAGAGAACAGTCTGTGGAGACGGCAGTGCAGAAGGCGACTTTGTGTTTATAATGACGTACCACGTCGGGCACAAGGTGTAGGTTTCATATTCAGACTATTCGTGGATTCAGATGTCTATACTACTGCACACACTAATCGAAGGTAACTGGTAGTACATTACAGTGTGTACTATAGTGAGCAAGAATCATGAAGCCAAGTTGATGAAGCTTCGCAAGGTAGTCCTTAAAGTAGCCAAGATCACAGCATTCAATATTCCTTGTGTTAGAGCTTACCTGTGAAGTGGCCTCCCATGTGGCTGGGGTCAGGACTACTGGCAGCTAGAACAGCCACTATTTTAGTATGTACAGCACAGTGTCTTGAGGAGTTCCCTTTCCTGTACTGTTTATGTTCTGTATAATGAAGGTTTTCCTGATTTAAAGGGCCCCTTTAAATGTAGTATTTAAGTGTCAGTCAAGCAGTTCTAAATTCAGCCaactgggaaaaataaaaaggcctACAGACAGGTATACCAGACATTCTGATGATATTCTCTGAGAAACTGCCCATCTGTctcttttattacacatgcacaaATAGGTGGCACATGGACAGTCATGAAACACCTTCTAGTTTTTGGTCCAATCCATACGATAGACAAATTGTAAGTGACAACATAtcccctcctgtctccttcctgtcaAAATATACAGAACCTCATACTCTGATTCGGAGGCAAAAGGAATAAATAGAATCCGTTCTCTCTGTATATACACATTCACAgatgtttacatatgtatatacacacaatctGTATAGctgtgtgtaaatgcatgtacacacacgcggcacatatacacacaaaccatacacacacacatacacacacagctggaCACTACCTGAATAACACATCAGGAGGCGCTGAACACCTGGATTCACAGATGATCAGATGGACTGATTGTAGAACTGACTATAGACAGCATGAAAATAAGTCTTGTAGCTACCAGTCCCTTGAAAGCTTAGTGTTCTGGTCTCTCTTAGGGGGAGCAGGCGGGGGTCCTCTTCGCAGTGTTGCATAGCCTGAAATATGACTACCTCCAAAGCCAGTCTTTTGCTGGTCAGACAGCagttctggtggtggtgggggtagtGCCATGTCGTCCATGGTGGCTGTAGGTTCTGCTCTGGACATGcgtgaggaagagagggagccaTGCCGTGTGATAGACTTGCGCTGCAGTGTCCTGTTGAGATCAGCTAGGAATCCGGGCTGCACGCTAAGGCTGGATTTGGGGGAGGTGGGCACTTGTGGCACAACTGTGCTCATTGTTGGCTGCTCAGGGATGTCGGCTTGAGTGAGGCGGGTGCTGTCATTGCGTTTGGGCCGGGTGGGTGGAGGGGCCTTCTTTACTGATGCTTTAGACCATAGCTGTGGCTGCGGATTAACAACTGCCACTTTGGGGGAGGTGTTCCCCGAGAATACGGCTGGAATCTCGATGGGGGGCGGAGGAAGCTCTATTTCAGGTGGAGGGGGCGGAAAGTCAGAATCTGACGGAGGAGATGGGAATTCCACTATGGAGTCCTTTCCACGCCCACTCAGAGCAGCGGGTTTTGTTGACACACTCCCTTGCTGGTGGATTCCTGGAAGGTTGACTCCAGAAAGGTGTAGCTTCCCAGGCTTGGGGGGTGCTGCAGGAGGTGGGGTCTCCTTGCCGGGAGACCCTGATTCCGCTGGTGGTGCAAACTTGCTCACTAGACTGTCTACCGAAGGTCGCTTGGGCTCAGGGTGCTCTGCACAACTGCTGGACTTTATGCTGGAGTTGCGCTGCGGGGTTGGGGGTGGCTTCTTCCCTCCGGGGCTGGACATCTTACTTGGCTTTTTGCCTGGAGATCCACCTTTGTCAGGGACAGGTGAAGCCACGGGTggcgctgggggtggggttgggggaggtggcGGAGGAAATGCCAGGCTGCTTtcaggtgggggaggagggaaatcTGGAGAAGGGACAGGAATTGAGCTGGGCTGCcatttgggttttgcttttactGCGGGAGGGGATTGTGGGGTGACACTTGCTGAGAGGGGCTTTAGGGGCTGAGAGTCCataggaggaggagtgggagggggtggaAATTGACTGGCTATCTGCTTCACAACTGAGGGCAGAGGGGACAGCGGAGAGGGAGGTGGCTTCACCCCAAAGCTCTGCTGCTTGGGTAGTGTCGGTGGGGGACATGGGGCAAGCTGGACAGGTGGAGAGGGTGGAATGTGAGAACCTGGGAAAGCTGGCTGTTTCTTTGTGGGGGGCACTGGAGGTGCAGGGGTAGGTGGTACAGTTTGTGCTACTATAGGTGGCACAGTCTTGGTGCTGGCTGAAGGAGGAATGGTACCCAGAGGTTTAGGGGGTGCTTGAGGAGGGACAGCTGCAGGGataggaggagctggagggggtgtgggaggggctgCCTGAGGAACACGCTGAACCTGATGGATCTTCAGGGGAGGAGGTTGGGGGCTAAACTGTGGTAGCGATGGGGCACATGGCACTGGCTTTAACTGGGCCATGGCAGAaccaggggttgggggtggtggaggaggagggggtggaggaatAACTCCATTGGGGGGCACCACAATTGGAGCCTTGAGGGACTGTGAAGCCGAAGGCAGAGGCTGTGtcactggtggtggtggagacTTAAACAGGGGCCCTGAATGCTGGGCTGCGTTCTGCAGCCTGGTGATTGTGCTGTACTTGACAAACATAGTGGCTGCTGAGCCTGCAGAAGGTGCAGACTggctggggagaggaggagggggtgggggagggggaggcgggggaggtgggggggggggtggaggaggaggcaaaggggGCGAGGGTTGTGAGGCAGTATAGGGGGCGACGATCTTAGTTTGAGGGGACAGAGAGGGCATAAGTGAAGTGTAGGACCGATTCATAGATTCCATTCTGGCCTAAAAGGAGTataaaaagggaaggggagggagagaaaacacaacaaagcagTTACAAAGGTAAGTTTTGACTCCATCAAACTAAAGAGCAAGGGATTTAGGACATGCGTGAAGAGGATGCAGCAGTTGGTAAAAGCAGTTGATAAAGACGGACATTGTCAGGAAGGTTAGAATCTGATTTCCTGGGTGAGAAGGACACAGAACACTTGTTCACCCTTTTATCAATGATCTTTTAACAGCTACACTGCCTAACAGTCTAAGAATGAGTTCCTGCTGCAAAGCCATTTGGGTGGTGACAGGGTGTGCGATTTCTGACCTTAGACATGACTTTTACAAACTCTGCTCTAGGCTCTCCTGGGCCCAAGAGTTCACCTTCAGCCCACGAGCACATCCATACGGAGCAGATGCCACCTTAGCGTCAGGATGCTGGTAGAGGAAGGAcggcttttttattttagtaagcTGACAGTGAGAGTATGCGAATGCTCAGCAGGCATGCACAGTCACATAGGAATGAATGAGCTCAGCACACACATTCGTGTCTGTGTGAAACCCTTGCATCCGGCATGCACAGAAGTCCAGCAGTGCAGGTAAGGGGAACATTCTTTACATTTGCTTTACTGGAAAATACATGAGGAAATGGTTTGCAGATATTACAGCAAAAGATAAAACATCACATAGGAAAAGCGAGAAGAAAGTAAGAGGCGACTCTGTAGGGCTGAAGGAGACCTATCTATCAGGAAGCAGGAGCCGCGGGTCGGCTGGGAAGCTGGGCTCCGCTGAGTGGTGCTTTGGCACTGCTGCAGTGACTAACCTAGTCGCTCGCTGCCTGAACCAGCCATGCATATATTTGTGGTTCAAGGGCTTCTGAGATAAGGAAAGAAAGGACTTTTGATTTAATAACTTTGGCAATACCTCTTAGGCTCTTCGACCAACTGAAGAAATGAGGTAACCCATTGGATTTTCAGTTACAAATGATACCAAGTTGGCATTGAGGATACTTGTGTTAGTGAACCAGAGTGTTTATTCATAGAGCTGAATTCTAACACCTACAGGATGTTCACGTTtctaaaaattatgttaaaataaaagcattagtTTGTAAGGTTTGGTTATAGGAATCACCCAGGTTAATGTGTTTTCAGAGAACAGCCCCTGACCTTAACTTGACCCTGTCCTGGCTGCTTCAGGGATGCAGACCTTAGCTGTGCGGCCCTTCTCATGTGGCACCTGAGACTGAGGTaacagaagaaacacagaacGATCATGACTCAAACAAACTGGCATTATTGCATGGTAGGGTTAATTCTTTTTCTGAAACTACAACGGCAGACTTTGCTTCTTAATCACAGAACATTTGggtctttgttttccttgaatTTACATGTGGCAAACAGGtagattta
This genomic interval carries:
- the Raph1 gene encoding ras-associated and pleckstrin homology domains-containing protein 1 isoform X1, whose product is MEQLSDEEIDHGAEEDSDKEDQDLDKMFGAWLGELDKLTQSLDSDKPKEPVKRSPLRQETNMANFSYRFSIYNLNEALNQGEAVDLDALMADLCSIEQELSSIGSGNSKRHVTEPKVSQKPPSSRHTSKHGTMRGLSANPSHANYSLDDITAQLEQASLSMDEAAQQAVAEDCKPLVPSQHRRTASAGTVSDAQVRSVSNSSRSSIASAASSMDSLDIDTVTRPQELDLTTHQGQPITEEEQAAKLKAEKIRVALEKIKEAQVKKLVIRVHMSDDSSKTMMVDERQTVRQVLDSLMDKSHCGYSLDWSLVETISELQMERIFEDHENLVENLLNWTRDSQNKLIFMERIEKYALFKNPQNYLLGKKETAEMADRNKEVLLEECFCGSSVTVPEIEGVLWLKDDGKKSWKKRYFLLRASGIYYVPKGKAKASRDLVCFLQLDHVNVYYGQDYRNKYKAPTDCCLALKHPQIQKKSQYIKYLCCDDVRTLHQWVNGIRIAKYGKQLYTNYQEALKRTESAYDWTSLSSSSIKSGSSSSSIPESQSNHSNQSDSGVSDTLPTGHLRSQSTVSSIFSEAWRRGTQLEESSKARMESMNRSYTSLMPSLSPQTKIVAPYTASQPSPPLPPPPPPPPPPPPPPPPPPPPLPSQSAPSAGSAATMFVKYSTITRLQNAAQHSGPLFKSPPPPVTQPLPSASQSLKAPIVVPPNGVIPPPPPPPPPPTPGSAMAQLKPVPCAPSLPQFSPQPPPLKIHQVQRVPQAAPPTPPPAPPIPAAVPPQAPPKPLGTIPPSASTKTVPPIVAQTVPPTPAPPVPPTKKQPAFPGSHIPPSPPVQLAPCPPPTLPKQQSFGVKPPPSPLSPLPSVVKQIASQFPPPPTPPPMDSQPLKPLSASVTPQSPPAVKAKPKWQPSSIPVPSPDFPPPPPESSLAFPPPPPPTPPPAPPVASPVPDKGGSPGKKPSKMSSPGGKKPPPTPQRNSSIKSSSCAEHPEPKRPSVDSLVSKFAPPAESGSPGKETPPPAAPPKPGKLHLSGVNLPGIHQQGSVSTKPAALSGRGKDSIVEFPSPPSDSDFPPPPPEIELPPPPIEIPAVFSGNTSPKVAVVNPQPQLWSKASVKKAPPPTRPKRNDSTRLTQADIPEQPTMSTVVPQVPTSPKSSLSVQPGFLADLNRTLQRKSITRHGSLSSSRMSRAEPTATMDDMALPPPPPELLSDQQKTGFGGSHISGYATLRRGPPPAPPKRDQNTKLSRDW